Proteins encoded in a region of the Rutidosis leptorrhynchoides isolate AG116_Rl617_1_P2 chromosome 9, CSIRO_AGI_Rlap_v1, whole genome shotgun sequence genome:
- the LOC139866082 gene encoding uncharacterized protein isoform X2, with amino-acid sequence MVAVALCVGFVIGALVVIGVEVLGVLYFIQKLSKKANKEEIKVANSELSKKDELHFTYPNKQGWVWILENEKIPKITPLTDKNLHQQKRKTEIVEVSPVRKQASIKDQFLHITEPDGSLKRIPLLGCIVEAVSATNLPSRKWAKKYPIKVENKSSVLYNGNKLFYMYFETSCEKESWCKALRIASCEDKAKLKWFHSSRSEFHSYLASLNVEYPSFLKPSIGFNPEMGDKSIKIDGSSSKVRHFLKKLAKKTSKTGKEDKKIIESSVGGSVKPSQIVKKSSYGAEEIIQALTPRLNDTDSNDKITSDEGTLCCNLLISRLFFDAKNNLDLRKSIQARIQRTLSTIRTPSYIGEVICTGVETGNIPPYIHGMRVLPSDLKEVVAMEIDIEYYGGAVLDIETRLEVQELQNPDTNSDSTSVDEVKTDLLEGFEQYGEQLKLDKQKNHTLEHKEEAKSFKGSEQGSSSTVPKWKSVLNSVAKQVSQVPLSLAIRVTTLRGTLRVHIKPPPSDQIWFGFTSMPEIDFSLESSVGDHKITSGHIALFIISKFKAAIRESMVLPNSESVTIPFMLAEKNDWVPQKVAPFIWNSHELTTDPISEPNTVQEVNRAPSSQDFHTQEPQEGSSSSKRSTENTQDVSHDKKPINQVDDKKFTVDENSSDEKTPLLASEEQQQSQPQPQEVSIVARNVVEENREVSFPNWQQPSPPQAMMSSSEESNETVEGDEARLRRLGTKAKMLGLRKKMGEKLEEKRRNIEEKGRHIVEKMRGPGGI; translated from the exons ATGGTGGCTGTTGCGTTGTGTGTGGGTTTTGTTATTGGGGCATTGGTTGTTATTGGTGTTGAAGTTTTGGGGGTTTTGTATTTTATTCAAAAATtgagtaaaaaggcaaataaagaaGAGATCAAGGTTGCAAATTCTGAGTTGTCCAAAAAAGATGAGCTCCATTTTACTTACCCTAATAAGCAG GGATGGGTTTGGATTTTAGAAAATGAAAAGATCCCGAAAATTACACCATTGACTGATAAAAATTTACATCAACAAAAACGTAAAACTGAGATCGTTGAGGTTTCACCTGTCAGAAAGCAAGCAAGCATCAAAGATCAATTTCTGCACATTACGGAACCAGATGGGTCCCTCAAAAGAATTCCTCTATTAGGGTGTATCGTAGAAGCCGTTTCTGCGACAAATTTACCCTCTCGAAAATG GGCCAAAAAGTACCCGATTAAAGTGGAGAACAAATCATCGGTACTATATAATGGAAACAAGCTTTTCTATATGTATTTCGAGACGTCTTGCGAGAAGGAATCATGGTGTAAAGCATTACGTATCGCTTCATGTGAAGACAAAGCAAAACTTAAGTGGTTTCACTCATCACGTTCAGAGTTTCACAGTTATTTGGCATCTTTAAACGTCGAATATCCTTCATTTTTGAAACCTTCTATTGGTTTTAACCCGGAAATGGGAGATAAATCGATTAAAATAGACGGTTCATCATCGAAAGTTCGCCACTTTTTGAAAAAACTTGCAAAGAAAACTTCTAAAACTGGCAAAGAAGATAAAAAGATTATCGAAAGTTCGGTTGGTGGGTCGGTTAAGCCGTCGCAAATAGTAAAGAAATCTAGTTATGGTGCTGAAGAGATTATACAAGCGTTAACACCAAGATTAAATGATACTGATTCTAATGATAAGATAACAAGTGATGAAGGAACGTTATGTTGCAATTTGTTGATATCACGGTTATTTTTTGATGCCAAAAATAATTTGGATTTGAGGAAGTCTATACAAGCGCGAATTCAG AGAACGCTTTCTACCATAAGGACCCCAAGTTACATAGGCGAAGTGATCTGTACGGGTGTAGAAACTGGAAATATTCCACCGTATATTCACGGCATGCGGGTTCTGCCGTCTGATTTAAAAGAAGTGGTTGCCATGGAAATCGATATCGAATATTACGGTGGTGCGGTTTTAGATATTGAAACAAGGCTTGAAGTGCAGGAGCTACAAAATCCAGATACAAATTCAGATTCCACGTCTGTCGATGAAGTCAAGACAGATCTTCTAGAAGGTTTTGAACAGTATGGAGAACAGTTGAAACTCGATAAACAGAAAAATCACACCTTGGAGCATAAGG aggaGGCCAAAAGTTTTAAGGGCAGCGAACAAGGATCTTCTTCTACTGTACCCAAGTGGAAGTCTGTATTGAATTCTGTCGCCAAACAAGTCTCTCAG GTACCCCTTTCACTGGCAATACGGGTAACAACTCTTCGAGGAACCTTGCGAGTACACATAAAACCTCCTCCATCAGATCAAATATGGTTCGGTTTTACGTCGATGCCCGAAATAGATTTTAGTTTGGAGTCTTCTGTCGGTGATCACAAGATAACTAGCGGACATATCGCGTTGTTCATAATCAGTAAATTCAAG GCTGCCATTCGGGAATCTATGGTGCTACCGAACTCCGAAAGTGTAACGATTCCGTTTATGTTAGCTGAAAAGAACGATTGGGTCCCACAAAAAGTCGCTCCGTTCATATGGAATAGTCACGAACTCACCACCGATCCCATCTCTGAACCAAACACCGTACAAGAAGTCAACCGGGCCCCATCTTCTCAAGATTTTCACACACAAGAACCTCAAGAAGGCAGCTCGAGTAGCAAACGTAGTACAGAAAACACGCAAGATGTATCACACGATAAAAAACCAATCAATCAAGTCGACGATAAAAAGTTTACGGTTGATGAAAATTCTTCGGACGAAAAAACACCATTGTTAGCAAGCGaagaacaacaacaatcacaaccacaaccgCAAGAGGTGTCAATAGTGGCCCGTAATGTGGTTGAAGAGAATCGAGAAGTTTCATTTCCGAATTGGCAACAACCGTCGCCGCCTCAAGCGATGATGTCGTCGTCGGAAGAAAGTAACGAAACGGTGGAAGGGGATGAAGCTAGGTTAAGGAGATTGGGAACGAAAGCAAAGATGTTAGGGTTACGGAAAAAGATGGGGGAGAAACTTGAAGAAAAGAGACGTAACATCGAAGAGAAAGGGCGACATATAGTTGAGAAGATGCGAGGACCGGGAGGAATTTGA
- the LOC139866082 gene encoding uncharacterized protein isoform X1: MVAVALCVGFVIGALVVIGVEVLGVLYFIQKLSKKANKEEIKVANSELSKKDELHFTYPNKQGWVWILENEKIPKITPLTDKNLHQQKRKTEIVEVSPVRKQASIKDQFLHITEPDGSLKRIPLLGCIVEAVSATNLPSRKWAKKYPIKVENKSSVLYNGNKLFYMYFETSCEKESWCKALRIASCEDKAKLKWFHSSRSEFHSYLASLNVEYPSFLKPSIGFNPEMGDKSIKIDGSSSKVRHFLKKLAKKTSKTGKEDKKIIESSVGGSVKPSQIVKKSSYGAEEIIQALTPRLNDTDSNDKITSDEGTLCCNLLISRLFFDAKNNLDLRKSIQARIQRTLSTIRTPSYIGEVICTGVETGNIPPYIHGMRVLPSDLKEVVAMEIDIEYYGGAVLDIETRLEVQELQNPDTNSDSTSVDEVKTDLLEGFEQYGEQLKLDKQKNHTLEHKGNETRKLEEAKSFKGSEQGSSSTVPKWKSVLNSVAKQVSQVPLSLAIRVTTLRGTLRVHIKPPPSDQIWFGFTSMPEIDFSLESSVGDHKITSGHIALFIISKFKAAIRESMVLPNSESVTIPFMLAEKNDWVPQKVAPFIWNSHELTTDPISEPNTVQEVNRAPSSQDFHTQEPQEGSSSSKRSTENTQDVSHDKKPINQVDDKKFTVDENSSDEKTPLLASEEQQQSQPQPQEVSIVARNVVEENREVSFPNWQQPSPPQAMMSSSEESNETVEGDEARLRRLGTKAKMLGLRKKMGEKLEEKRRNIEEKGRHIVEKMRGPGGI, translated from the exons ATGGTGGCTGTTGCGTTGTGTGTGGGTTTTGTTATTGGGGCATTGGTTGTTATTGGTGTTGAAGTTTTGGGGGTTTTGTATTTTATTCAAAAATtgagtaaaaaggcaaataaagaaGAGATCAAGGTTGCAAATTCTGAGTTGTCCAAAAAAGATGAGCTCCATTTTACTTACCCTAATAAGCAG GGATGGGTTTGGATTTTAGAAAATGAAAAGATCCCGAAAATTACACCATTGACTGATAAAAATTTACATCAACAAAAACGTAAAACTGAGATCGTTGAGGTTTCACCTGTCAGAAAGCAAGCAAGCATCAAAGATCAATTTCTGCACATTACGGAACCAGATGGGTCCCTCAAAAGAATTCCTCTATTAGGGTGTATCGTAGAAGCCGTTTCTGCGACAAATTTACCCTCTCGAAAATG GGCCAAAAAGTACCCGATTAAAGTGGAGAACAAATCATCGGTACTATATAATGGAAACAAGCTTTTCTATATGTATTTCGAGACGTCTTGCGAGAAGGAATCATGGTGTAAAGCATTACGTATCGCTTCATGTGAAGACAAAGCAAAACTTAAGTGGTTTCACTCATCACGTTCAGAGTTTCACAGTTATTTGGCATCTTTAAACGTCGAATATCCTTCATTTTTGAAACCTTCTATTGGTTTTAACCCGGAAATGGGAGATAAATCGATTAAAATAGACGGTTCATCATCGAAAGTTCGCCACTTTTTGAAAAAACTTGCAAAGAAAACTTCTAAAACTGGCAAAGAAGATAAAAAGATTATCGAAAGTTCGGTTGGTGGGTCGGTTAAGCCGTCGCAAATAGTAAAGAAATCTAGTTATGGTGCTGAAGAGATTATACAAGCGTTAACACCAAGATTAAATGATACTGATTCTAATGATAAGATAACAAGTGATGAAGGAACGTTATGTTGCAATTTGTTGATATCACGGTTATTTTTTGATGCCAAAAATAATTTGGATTTGAGGAAGTCTATACAAGCGCGAATTCAG AGAACGCTTTCTACCATAAGGACCCCAAGTTACATAGGCGAAGTGATCTGTACGGGTGTAGAAACTGGAAATATTCCACCGTATATTCACGGCATGCGGGTTCTGCCGTCTGATTTAAAAGAAGTGGTTGCCATGGAAATCGATATCGAATATTACGGTGGTGCGGTTTTAGATATTGAAACAAGGCTTGAAGTGCAGGAGCTACAAAATCCAGATACAAATTCAGATTCCACGTCTGTCGATGAAGTCAAGACAGATCTTCTAGAAGGTTTTGAACAGTATGGAGAACAGTTGAAACTCGATAAACAGAAAAATCACACCTTGGAGCATAAGGGTAATGAAACACGCAAATTAG aggaGGCCAAAAGTTTTAAGGGCAGCGAACAAGGATCTTCTTCTACTGTACCCAAGTGGAAGTCTGTATTGAATTCTGTCGCCAAACAAGTCTCTCAG GTACCCCTTTCACTGGCAATACGGGTAACAACTCTTCGAGGAACCTTGCGAGTACACATAAAACCTCCTCCATCAGATCAAATATGGTTCGGTTTTACGTCGATGCCCGAAATAGATTTTAGTTTGGAGTCTTCTGTCGGTGATCACAAGATAACTAGCGGACATATCGCGTTGTTCATAATCAGTAAATTCAAG GCTGCCATTCGGGAATCTATGGTGCTACCGAACTCCGAAAGTGTAACGATTCCGTTTATGTTAGCTGAAAAGAACGATTGGGTCCCACAAAAAGTCGCTCCGTTCATATGGAATAGTCACGAACTCACCACCGATCCCATCTCTGAACCAAACACCGTACAAGAAGTCAACCGGGCCCCATCTTCTCAAGATTTTCACACACAAGAACCTCAAGAAGGCAGCTCGAGTAGCAAACGTAGTACAGAAAACACGCAAGATGTATCACACGATAAAAAACCAATCAATCAAGTCGACGATAAAAAGTTTACGGTTGATGAAAATTCTTCGGACGAAAAAACACCATTGTTAGCAAGCGaagaacaacaacaatcacaaccacaaccgCAAGAGGTGTCAATAGTGGCCCGTAATGTGGTTGAAGAGAATCGAGAAGTTTCATTTCCGAATTGGCAACAACCGTCGCCGCCTCAAGCGATGATGTCGTCGTCGGAAGAAAGTAACGAAACGGTGGAAGGGGATGAAGCTAGGTTAAGGAGATTGGGAACGAAAGCAAAGATGTTAGGGTTACGGAAAAAGATGGGGGAGAAACTTGAAGAAAAGAGACGTAACATCGAAGAGAAAGGGCGACATATAGTTGAGAAGATGCGAGGACCGGGAGGAATTTGA